One Sphingomonas limnosediminicola DNA segment encodes these proteins:
- a CDS encoding outer membrane protein assembly factor BamE encodes MKVVVRTVLIAAALPALLAGCATNQVHKGTVIDRRLVGAIQPGVDNKDSVEKLLGRPSFDGAFTSNDWYYVSRDTNQLGFANPRVRKTTVLHVTFDAKGNVTSVNETGRELVMNVNPTKRNTPTLGRQKSFFEELFGNIGSVGSGGIGGSGTKP; translated from the coding sequence ATGAAGGTTGTTGTTCGGACAGTTTTGATCGCGGCTGCGCTGCCGGCGCTTCTCGCGGGCTGCGCCACCAACCAGGTTCACAAAGGGACCGTCATCGACCGTCGGCTGGTCGGCGCGATTCAGCCCGGCGTCGATAACAAGGATTCGGTTGAGAAGCTGCTTGGCCGGCCCAGTTTTGACGGCGCCTTCACGTCGAACGACTGGTATTATGTGTCGCGCGATACCAACCAGCTCGGCTTCGCAAATCCGCGGGTCCGCAAGACGACGGTGCTGCACGTGACCTTCGACGCGAAGGGCAATGTCACGTCGGTTAATGAAACTGGCCGCGAGCTGGTGATGAACGTCAACCCGACAAAGCGAAACACGCCGACGCTCGGTCGGCAGAAGAGCTTCTTCGAGGAGCTGTTCGGCAACATTGGTTCCGTCGGTTCGGGCGGCATCGGGGGCAGCGGCACCAAGCCCTAA
- the feoB gene encoding ferrous iron transporter B has protein sequence MNPLPLVAVAGNPNAGKSALFNALTGARQKVGNYPGVTVERKSGRLTLADGRPVEMVDLPGSYSLDPASPDEAVTRDVLLGRQKGERQPDALVIVLDASNLDNHLRFALQLLELGLPTIVALNMVDLARRDGLELDPQRLSAELGVPVIETVAVRRRGIAELQMALDDMLSAPFCGVQPPAKSDLIHLQRRAREIATAAVVSETPVRRWTHRLDAVLLHPIAGPVILALIMFVMFQAVFAWSQTPVSWIEDAVSWLSVQATAVLPGGLLRSLVVDGAIAGVGAVVTFLPQILILFLFILLLEGTGYMVRAAFLMDKLMHGVGLSGRAFIPLLSSFACAVPGIMATRTIDDPKDRLTTILVAPLMTCSARLPVYTLIIAAFIPNTRVAWGVGLQGLVMFGLYIAGIAGALIAALVLRRGVLKGSGSGFMMELPKYQWPPLKDVLIGLLTRAQIFLKRAGTIILGTTIILWALASIPQAGPGQRQSDVSIAGKIGAGIEVLVKPIGFNRDISMALLPAMAAREVAVSSIATVYSIDSADDGAGAQKLEQRLQHRWSLATALAFLAWFVFAPQCISTIAVTRRETNGWKWPIFMVSYLFVLAYCAAGLTYWTAVALGL, from the coding sequence GTGAACCCGCTTCCACTCGTTGCTGTCGCCGGCAATCCCAATGCCGGCAAGAGCGCGCTGTTCAACGCGCTCACCGGTGCGCGCCAAAAGGTCGGAAATTATCCCGGCGTCACCGTCGAGCGGAAATCCGGTCGTCTCACGCTTGCGGATGGTCGCCCCGTGGAGATGGTCGACCTTCCCGGGTCGTACAGCCTTGATCCTGCAAGCCCCGACGAAGCGGTCACCCGTGACGTTCTTCTGGGAAGGCAAAAAGGTGAGCGCCAGCCGGACGCTCTGGTCATCGTCCTCGACGCGTCCAATCTCGACAACCACCTCCGGTTCGCTCTCCAACTGCTCGAGCTTGGGCTGCCGACCATCGTTGCGCTCAACATGGTCGACCTCGCCCGGCGCGACGGACTCGAACTGGATCCACAGCGCTTGTCGGCTGAACTGGGCGTTCCCGTAATTGAGACCGTTGCCGTGCGGCGCCGCGGCATTGCCGAGCTGCAGATGGCGCTGGACGATATGCTTTCCGCGCCGTTCTGCGGCGTGCAGCCACCGGCAAAGAGTGACCTGATCCACCTGCAGCGCCGCGCCCGCGAAATCGCCACGGCTGCGGTGGTTAGTGAAACACCTGTCCGCCGCTGGACGCATCGTCTCGACGCCGTGCTCCTCCATCCGATAGCGGGCCCCGTCATCCTCGCGCTCATCATGTTCGTCATGTTCCAGGCCGTGTTCGCCTGGAGTCAGACGCCGGTGTCGTGGATCGAGGACGCTGTGAGCTGGCTGTCGGTGCAAGCGACCGCCGTGCTCCCGGGCGGCCTGCTACGATCATTGGTTGTCGACGGCGCGATCGCCGGCGTCGGCGCGGTGGTGACGTTCCTGCCGCAGATCCTCATCCTGTTCCTGTTCATCCTCCTTCTCGAAGGCACCGGGTACATGGTCCGCGCCGCCTTCCTGATGGACAAGCTGATGCATGGCGTCGGCCTCTCCGGGCGCGCCTTCATTCCGCTTCTGTCGAGCTTCGCCTGCGCCGTTCCCGGCATCATGGCGACCCGCACCATCGACGATCCCAAGGACCGCTTGACCACGATCCTTGTGGCGCCGCTGATGACCTGCTCGGCGCGGCTGCCGGTCTACACGCTGATCATCGCGGCCTTCATCCCGAACACCCGCGTGGCCTGGGGTGTCGGGCTGCAGGGGCTGGTGATGTTTGGCCTCTACATCGCCGGGATCGCCGGGGCGCTGATCGCCGCGCTCGTGCTCCGCCGCGGCGTCCTCAAGGGCAGCGGCAGCGGCTTCATGATGGAGCTTCCGAAATATCAGTGGCCGCCGCTCAAGGACGTGCTGATCGGCCTGCTCACCCGTGCGCAAATCTTCCTCAAGCGGGCCGGAACGATCATCCTCGGCACCACCATCATCCTGTGGGCGCTTGCCAGCATCCCGCAGGCGGGACCCGGCCAAAGGCAGAGCGATGTCTCGATCGCCGGTAAGATCGGCGCGGGCATTGAAGTGCTGGTGAAGCCCATCGGCTTCAACCGCGACATCAGCATGGCGCTGCTTCCCGCGATGGCGGCGCGCGAGGTGGCGGTGAGCTCGATTGCGACCGTCTATTCGATAGACTCGGCCGACGACGGCGCCGGCGCGCAGAAGCTCGAGCAGCGTCTCCAGCATCGCTGGTCGCTGGCCACTGCGCTCGCCTTCCTCGCCTGGTTCGTTTTCGCGCCCCAGTGCATCTCCACGATCGCCGTCACTCGCCGGGAGACTAACGGATGGAAGTGGCCGATCTTCATGGTCTCGTACCTTTTTGTCCTTGCTTATTGCGCAGCTGGACTGACCTACTGGACGGCGGTCGCGCTGGGTCTATAG
- a CDS encoding COQ9 family protein — protein MDSPSPLEKLRRQLALAVGENAVFDGWTQAAVDSAARQLGIDPVQARLAVPKGHAEMIDLYIQEVDRALEAWFTPKRLAGMKIREKIRSLIWHRLEIQGPAREALRRALAILAMPQNLPLGLRIGWRTADTMWRIAGDTSTDFNHYTKRMTLGAVYASTLLVWLDDQTEGWTDTAAFLDRRIDDVMKIEKMKAEWRGSSEQRLSLSRFLGRLRYPPR, from the coding sequence ATGGACAGCCCAAGCCCTCTAGAGAAACTGCGCCGCCAGCTCGCACTCGCGGTCGGTGAAAATGCCGTGTTCGACGGCTGGACGCAGGCCGCTGTCGACTCGGCTGCGCGGCAGCTAGGGATCGATCCGGTTCAGGCGCGCCTCGCGGTGCCAAAGGGCCACGCCGAGATGATCGACCTCTACATCCAGGAGGTCGATCGCGCGCTCGAAGCCTGGTTCACGCCCAAGCGTCTCGCCGGAATGAAAATTCGCGAAAAGATCCGTTCGCTTATCTGGCACCGGCTGGAAATCCAGGGACCGGCCCGCGAAGCGTTGCGGCGCGCGCTTGCCATCCTCGCCATGCCGCAGAACCTGCCGCTCGGCCTGCGCATCGGTTGGCGCACCGCCGACACCATGTGGCGCATCGCCGGCGACACCAGCACCGATTTCAACCACTACACGAAGCGGATGACGCTCGGTGCCGTCTATGCCTCGACATTGCTGGTCTGGCTCGACGACCAGACGGAAGGATGGACTGACACCGCCGCCTTTCTCGACCGGCGCATCGACGATGTGATGAAGATTGAGAAGATGAAGGCCGAATGGCGCGGTTCTTCCGAGCAGCGACTGAGCCTCTCGCGGTTCCTCGGCAGGCTGCGCTACCCGCCTAGGTAG
- the ssb gene encoding single-stranded DNA-binding protein, whose protein sequence is MAGVNKVILVGNLGADPESRSLNNGGEVVNMRIATSESWKDRDGNRQERTEWHNVVIFNENLGRVAKSYLRKGSKVYLEGQLQTRKWQDQSGNDKYTTEIVLQRFRGELVLLDSRDGGGGGGGRGAFSEDFGGGDDFGGGAPPRQQSRPQPAAFDTDLDDDVPF, encoded by the coding sequence ATGGCGGGCGTGAACAAGGTGATCCTGGTCGGCAATCTGGGAGCGGATCCGGAATCGCGTTCGCTCAACAACGGCGGCGAGGTCGTGAACATGCGAATCGCCACGTCCGAAAGCTGGAAGGACCGCGACGGCAACCGCCAGGAACGGACCGAATGGCACAATGTCGTGATCTTCAACGAAAACCTTGGGCGGGTCGCGAAGAGCTACTTGCGCAAAGGGTCGAAGGTCTATCTCGAAGGCCAGCTGCAGACGCGGAAGTGGCAGGACCAATCGGGCAACGACAAGTACACGACCGAGATCGTCCTTCAGCGCTTCCGCGGTGAACTCGTCCTACTCGACAGCCGTGACGGCGGCGGTGGTGGCGGTGGCCGCGGCGCGTTCAGCGAAGACTTTGGTGGCGGCGACGATTTCGGGGGCGGCGCACCGCCGAGGCAGCAGTCGCGGCCGCAGCCGGCGGCGTTCGACACCGACCTGGACGACGACGTCCCGTTCTAA
- a CDS encoding riboflavin synthase, protein MFTGIVTDVGTVRKAEQRGDLRLEIETGYDLGTVDLGASIACSGVCLTVVDKGEDWFAVDVSGETLSRTAKDIWREGAKLNLERSLRLGDELGGHIVTGHVDAVAEVVDVCPEGDSVKVGISVPRQLGPMIAAKGSISIDGVSLTVNEVRDAEDGGTHFSVNIIPHTAQQTTLARLAVGRQLNVEIDVLARYIDRMLSARAQ, encoded by the coding sequence ATGTTCACCGGGATCGTCACCGACGTCGGCACCGTCCGAAAGGCCGAGCAGCGCGGCGACCTGCGGCTGGAGATTGAGACCGGTTATGATCTTGGAACGGTCGATCTGGGCGCCTCGATCGCCTGTTCTGGTGTCTGCCTGACGGTCGTCGATAAGGGCGAGGACTGGTTCGCGGTCGACGTTTCGGGGGAAACCTTGTCGCGGACCGCCAAGGACATATGGCGCGAAGGCGCGAAGCTGAATCTGGAGCGATCTCTACGCCTTGGCGATGAACTGGGCGGACACATTGTCACCGGGCACGTCGATGCGGTTGCTGAGGTCGTTGACGTCTGTCCCGAGGGCGACTCGGTAAAGGTCGGCATCTCGGTGCCTCGCCAACTCGGTCCGATGATTGCGGCGAAAGGGTCGATTTCGATCGACGGTGTGTCACTGACCGTCAACGAGGTTCGCGATGCGGAGGACGGAGGCACGCATTTCTCGGTGAACATCATTCCCCATACGGCGCAGCAGACGACGCTCGCTCGGTTGGCCGTGGGGCGACAGCTTAATGTCGAGATTGACGTGCTTGCCCGCTACATTGACCGGATGCTGTCCGCTCGCGCACAGTAG
- a CDS encoding ubiquinol-cytochrome C chaperone family protein, whose protein sequence is MLGSLFRRLTAENAAGPALFDAITARTRQPHWYVEGGLPDTLDGRFAVLSTITALVLLRLEQFDEAGNSASVALTERFIEVMEAEHRELGLGDPTLGKTVRKLVGSLARRTALWRETVGQADWCEATRSSLYRDNPSAEAIRHSENALRTLWAGLRGADLKALEEGKLQ, encoded by the coding sequence ATGCTCGGCTCCCTGTTCCGCAGATTAACGGCCGAGAATGCCGCCGGCCCCGCACTGTTCGACGCGATCACCGCGCGGACGCGCCAACCGCATTGGTATGTCGAAGGCGGCTTGCCCGACACGCTCGACGGGCGATTCGCCGTGCTGAGCACGATCACCGCGCTCGTTCTGCTGAGGCTGGAGCAATTCGATGAGGCGGGCAACTCGGCGTCGGTTGCACTGACCGAGCGCTTCATCGAGGTGATGGAAGCAGAGCATCGCGAGCTGGGGCTCGGCGATCCGACATTGGGCAAGACGGTGCGGAAGCTCGTGGGTTCGCTTGCTCGTCGCACGGCGTTGTGGCGCGAGACGGTCGGCCAAGCTGATTGGTGTGAGGCGACTCGCTCGAGCCTCTACAGAGATAATCCGTCCGCCGAGGCGATCCGTCACTCAGAAAACGCGCTACGAACGTTGTGGGCCGGCCTCCGAGGGGCCGATCTCAAGGCACTCGAGGAGGGCAAGCTTCAATGA
- the ribB gene encoding 3,4-dihydroxy-2-butanone-4-phosphate synthase, protein MSTNLIEQLEAIIATGEVSRAGLARAAGLHPNSLRKVGQADWNPTADTLTRLEKLIQRGNTEVLVGTEAIIDEARNGRMFILVDDEGRENEGDLVIPAQMATPDAVNFMARHGRGLICLALTKDRADQLGLEPMTRTNRSRNETAFTVSIEAREGISTGISAADRARTIAVAIDAAHGPDAIVSPGHVFPLVAKPGGVLVRAGHTEAAVDVSRLAGLNSSGVICEIMREDGTMARLEDLMEFARTHRLKIGTIRDLIAYRLKKDHLVERVSTANFKASSGAEWQAQVFRDKSSGEEQLALVHGAIDSSQPVMVRMHSLDLFSDVLEEATPRSGLLQAAMRMIEEEGSGVLVTLHAAAPGSLSRSIDLRAGKPAEAGDAVRGYGTGAQILAALGVHDMILLTNTHHSPIALGGYGLAIVEERRIKAAA, encoded by the coding sequence ATGAGCACCAATCTGATCGAGCAGCTCGAAGCGATCATCGCCACGGGCGAAGTCAGCCGCGCCGGCCTCGCCCGCGCCGCCGGCCTTCATCCCAATAGCCTGCGCAAGGTCGGGCAGGCAGACTGGAATCCGACGGCCGATACGCTGACGCGGCTCGAAAAGCTGATCCAGCGCGGGAACACCGAAGTTCTGGTCGGTACCGAGGCGATTATCGATGAGGCCCGCAACGGCCGCATGTTTATCCTCGTCGACGACGAAGGCCGCGAGAATGAGGGCGACCTTGTCATCCCCGCGCAGATGGCGACGCCCGACGCCGTCAACTTCATGGCACGCCACGGGCGCGGGCTTATCTGCCTCGCCCTTACCAAAGATCGCGCCGATCAACTTGGCCTGGAGCCGATGACGCGCACCAACCGTAGCCGCAACGAGACGGCCTTCACCGTTTCGATCGAGGCGCGCGAGGGCATCTCCACCGGCATCAGCGCCGCCGACCGCGCCCGCACCATCGCCGTCGCCATCGATGCAGCGCATGGGCCGGACGCCATCGTTTCCCCCGGCCACGTGTTCCCGCTCGTCGCCAAGCCCGGCGGCGTGCTGGTTCGTGCCGGGCACACTGAGGCAGCGGTCGATGTGTCGCGCCTGGCCGGCCTCAATTCCAGCGGCGTGATTTGCGAGATCATGCGCGAGGATGGGACTATGGCCCGCCTCGAAGACCTGATGGAATTCGCGCGGACGCACCGCCTCAAGATCGGCACGATCCGCGACCTCATCGCCTACCGCCTCAAGAAGGATCATCTCGTCGAGCGCGTCTCGACGGCCAATTTCAAGGCGAGCAGCGGCGCCGAATGGCAGGCGCAGGTCTTCCGCGACAAGTCGAGCGGCGAAGAGCAACTCGCCCTCGTTCACGGCGCGATCGATTCCTCGCAGCCGGTGATGGTGCGCATGCACAGCCTCGACCTCTTCTCCGACGTGCTCGAAGAGGCAACGCCGCGTTCGGGACTGCTTCAGGCGGCGATGCGCATGATTGAAGAGGAAGGCTCGGGCGTGCTCGTTACCCTCCACGCTGCGGCACCCGGATCGCTGTCGCGCTCCATTGACCTTCGCGCCGGCAAACCCGCCGAAGCGGGAGACGCGGTTCGCGGTTACGGCACGGGGGCGCAGATCCTTGCCGCGCTCGGTGTTCACGACATGATCCTGCTGACCAACACACACCATTCGCCGATCGCGCTTGGCGGCTACGGTCTGGCCATCGTCGAGGAACGTCGCATCAAGGCGGCCGCGTAG
- the ribH gene encoding 6,7-dimethyl-8-ribityllumazine synthase, with translation MSTILIAEARFYPHLNDMLLEGARAAIEAAGHKHETLTVPGALELPGAIALAARSGRFCAFVALGVVIRGETYHFEAVSNESARGLMDLTLQGFAIGNGILTVENEEQARVRADPRLGNKGGGAAEAALSLFQLREKYAP, from the coding sequence ATGTCGACGATCCTGATCGCTGAGGCGCGCTTCTACCCGCACCTGAACGACATGCTGCTTGAGGGCGCTCGCGCAGCCATCGAAGCCGCGGGCCACAAGCATGAGACGCTAACGGTCCCCGGTGCGCTCGAACTCCCCGGCGCAATCGCGCTTGCGGCTCGCAGTGGCCGCTTCTGCGCTTTTGTCGCGCTCGGCGTCGTGATCCGGGGCGAGACCTATCATTTTGAGGCCGTCTCGAACGAAAGCGCACGCGGTCTGATGGACCTGACGCTGCAGGGCTTCGCAATCGGCAACGGCATCCTCACCGTCGAGAACGAAGAGCAGGCCCGGGTGCGCGCCGATCCGCGGCTCGGTAACAAGGGCGGCGGCGCCGCGGAGGCCGCCCTGTCGCTCTTCCAGCTTCGCGAGAAATACGCGCCTTAA
- a CDS encoding FeoA family protein: MNAPFQPEMISLDQLKVGTKARVASIEWERLEEGEACRLQNFGFDEGVAVEPMHLGPFGRDPIAIRVGRMTVAIRRKHAVAIRVVPLGR; encoded by the coding sequence ATGAACGCGCCATTTCAGCCTGAGATGATCAGCCTCGACCAACTGAAGGTTGGGACCAAAGCGCGCGTCGCCTCGATTGAGTGGGAACGGCTGGAGGAAGGCGAAGCTTGCCGCCTTCAGAATTTCGGCTTCGATGAAGGCGTCGCGGTTGAGCCAATGCATCTCGGCCCGTTCGGCCGCGACCCGATTGCGATTCGCGTCGGGCGCATGACAGTCGCGATCCGGCGAAAGCACGCCGTCGCCATCCGCGTCGTCCCGCTCGGCAGGTGA
- a CDS encoding DUF177 domain-containing protein, with the protein MTDGFAHQLRLDQIRDGERLELIADDAERHAIAQRLGLGGIDRLEAHVTLTRQGEAVRASGRLMASLEQACVVTGDPVPAAVDEPFDLIFTREPVVGSPDEEIELGASDCDVVFYDGAMIDLGTAVGDTLALSLDPYPRSAGAEAALKEAGVMNETEAGPFAALAALKRTDSNET; encoded by the coding sequence ATGACGGACGGCTTCGCCCATCAGCTACGCCTCGATCAGATCCGGGACGGTGAGCGGCTCGAGCTGATCGCCGACGACGCCGAGCGTCACGCCATCGCGCAGCGGCTTGGCCTTGGCGGCATTGATCGGCTGGAAGCGCACGTGACGCTGACGCGGCAGGGCGAAGCAGTTCGCGCGTCGGGCCGTCTGATGGCCTCGTTGGAGCAGGCTTGCGTCGTAACCGGCGACCCGGTCCCAGCCGCCGTGGACGAGCCGTTCGACCTGATCTTCACGCGGGAGCCCGTGGTTGGCAGCCCGGACGAGGAGATCGAGCTTGGCGCGTCCGACTGCGACGTTGTCTTCTACGATGGAGCGATGATCGATCTCGGCACGGCCGTCGGCGATACGCTCGCGCTTAGTCTCGATCCCTACCCGCGCAGCGCGGGCGCCGAGGCGGCGCTCAAGGAAGCGGGCGTTATGAATGAGACCGAGGCAGGCCCGTTCGCGGCACTCGCTGCGCTCAAGCGGACCGACAGCAACGAGACTTAG
- a CDS encoding tryptophan 2,3-dioxygenase, translated as MTATPAGMTYADYLKLDPLLSAQQPLSTLHDEMLFIVIHQTMELWMKELLHELRFAVSLVQEDRFAEAYKAMARISRIQAVMTLSWDVLSTLTPVDYLKFRNVLGTSSGFQSAQFREIEFRLGLKEPNFINHYDKDSAERAALEAALSEPSLREASLGALERAGFDLGDRSAEAIAKAWLEIYRDADRWFELYELAEKLVDIDDALASWRHKHVLTVERIIGNKAGTGGSAGAPYLRATLEKRVFPELWSLRTAL; from the coding sequence ATGACCGCGACGCCCGCCGGCATGACCTATGCCGACTACCTCAAGCTCGACCCGCTTCTGTCGGCGCAGCAGCCTCTGTCGACCCTCCACGACGAAATGCTGTTCATCGTCATCCACCAGACGATGGAGCTGTGGATGAAGGAGCTTCTTCACGAGCTCCGCTTCGCCGTTTCGCTGGTGCAGGAAGATCGCTTTGCCGAAGCCTATAAGGCGATGGCGAGGATTAGCCGCATCCAGGCGGTGATGACACTGTCGTGGGACGTCCTCTCGACACTGACACCCGTCGACTATCTCAAGTTTCGCAACGTACTCGGCACCTCGTCCGGGTTCCAGTCGGCGCAGTTTCGGGAGATCGAGTTTCGGCTCGGCCTCAAGGAGCCGAACTTCATCAATCATTATGACAAGGACAGCGCTGAGCGCGCGGCACTTGAAGCGGCCTTGTCCGAGCCGAGCCTGCGCGAGGCGTCGCTCGGCGCGCTGGAACGGGCCGGCTTCGACCTGGGCGACCGCTCGGCGGAAGCGATCGCGAAGGCGTGGCTCGAGATCTACCGCGATGCCGATCGTTGGTTCGAGCTCTACGAGCTTGCGGAGAAGCTGGTGGACATCGACGACGCGCTCGCATCCTGGCGTCACAAGCACGTACTTACAGTCGAGCGGATCATCGGCAACAAGGCGGGCACGGGCGGCTCCGCTGGCGCCCCCTATCTTCGCGCGACTCTCGAAAAGCGCGTCTTCCCGGAGCTGTGGTCGCTGAGGACCGCTCTTTGA
- a CDS encoding heme-binding protein produces the protein MRKSAIAGAAVGVAALGGALIYYFREKATPGPEYRTLESDGEFELRAYPDIVVAETVVQGPRKDALNQGFRILADYIFAKSRDGEELPMTVPVVQDGGDPMASEPPVFDDGLEGAWRVRFVMPEGRTKADLPEPPEDVSLVEVGPRKIAAVKFSGVASNEKLDDAEHRLRGWLARRGHHTATTPEYAFYNSPMIPPPLRRNEVLLPLN, from the coding sequence ATGCGGAAGAGTGCAATTGCGGGCGCGGCTGTCGGAGTGGCGGCACTTGGCGGCGCGTTGATCTATTATTTTCGGGAGAAGGCGACGCCGGGCCCCGAATATCGGACGCTTGAAAGCGACGGCGAGTTTGAGCTCCGGGCTTATCCGGACATCGTCGTGGCCGAAACTGTCGTTCAAGGTCCGCGGAAGGACGCGTTGAACCAAGGTTTCCGGATCCTCGCTGACTATATTTTCGCCAAGTCGCGCGATGGCGAGGAGCTGCCGATGACGGTGCCCGTCGTGCAGGACGGCGGCGATCCGATGGCAAGTGAGCCGCCCGTTTTCGATGACGGCCTCGAAGGAGCGTGGCGCGTTCGCTTCGTCATGCCGGAAGGCCGCACGAAGGCCGACCTGCCCGAGCCCCCGGAAGACGTGTCGCTCGTTGAAGTGGGGCCGCGGAAAATTGCCGCCGTCAAATTCTCGGGCGTGGCCAGCAACGAGAAGCTCGACGACGCCGAGCACCGGTTGCGTGGCTGGCTTGCGCGACGTGGACATCATACCGCGACGACGCCTGAATATGCCTTCTACAACTCGCCGATGATTCCGCCGCCGTTACGGCGCAACGAAGTCCTGCTCCCACTGAATTAA
- a CDS encoding DMT family transporter: MTEPDRHRFAFLAVLVGSSALAFGPWLVRLSEVGPVAAGFWRLALALPFLFVIAAVTGQAVHWPGRKLAVLVAFAAFFFAADLAAWHAGIHMTKLGNATLFGNVSSFAFAAWGLWLARRMPSPLQAGALGLAALGAALLMGSSFELSPRNFAGDLLCLFAGILYAGYLIAVQQGRGSLKPMPLLFLSSLFGAAMLLPVSLLLGEQIIPHDWTYVFLLALGSQVLGQGLLVYGIGHVPPLAVGLVLLTQPAISALVGWFAYGEKLRPLDWVGAFAIGAALVLVRLPERGLRTLEEQPS; encoded by the coding sequence GTGACCGAACCCGACCGGCATCGTTTCGCCTTTCTTGCCGTCCTTGTCGGCAGCAGCGCACTCGCGTTCGGGCCTTGGCTCGTCCGCTTGTCGGAGGTTGGACCGGTGGCAGCCGGCTTCTGGCGCCTGGCGCTGGCGTTGCCCTTCCTCTTCGTCATCGCAGCGGTGACCGGGCAAGCCGTCCACTGGCCGGGACGAAAACTCGCGGTTCTTGTCGCCTTCGCTGCCTTCTTCTTTGCAGCCGACCTCGCCGCCTGGCACGCGGGCATCCACATGACGAAGCTCGGCAACGCGACCTTGTTCGGCAATGTGTCCAGCTTCGCCTTTGCAGCCTGGGGCCTGTGGCTGGCGCGCCGGATGCCGTCGCCGCTGCAAGCCGGCGCGCTCGGCCTCGCCGCACTGGGAGCAGCCTTGCTGATGGGAAGCAGCTTCGAGCTCTCCCCGCGCAATTTTGCCGGCGACCTGCTGTGTCTGTTCGCCGGCATTCTCTATGCGGGCTATCTCATCGCCGTTCAGCAGGGCCGTGGCTCACTGAAGCCGATGCCCTTGTTGTTTCTGTCCAGCCTCTTCGGCGCCGCGATGCTTCTTCCCGTCTCTTTGCTGCTCGGCGAACAGATCATTCCGCACGACTGGACCTACGTTTTCCTACTCGCGCTCGGCAGCCAGGTCCTCGGACAGGGGCTGCTCGTTTACGGAATCGGGCACGTACCGCCGCTCGCCGTCGGGCTCGTGTTGCTTACGCAGCCCGCGATCTCGGCGTTGGTCGGATGGTTCGCTTATGGCGAGAAGCTCCGCCCGCTCGACTGGGTCGGGGCGTTTGCGATCGGCGCGGCCTTGGTGCTCGTGCGTTTGCCGGAGCGGGGGTTGCGAACGCTGGAAGAGCAGCCCAGTTGA